The Lewinellaceae bacterium DNA window CTGGCATCTGCCATTTAAGTCAGATTAGTTGGATGTTGTGGCCGGCTGAGCTACTTCCTGCTGGACTTTCACCTGCATGGTCGTATCAAGGCCGCTGGTGATTTCTGTGATTAATCCATCGGATATACCTGTGGTGACCGGGACCTTTTCCACTGCCTTGTCTCCTTTCTTCACCTCAACATACGCTTTGTTGTCTTCATAGAGAATGTCGCGCTCCTTCACGGTAAGCACATTGATCTTTTTTTCCATGATCACATCCCCGTTGGCACTGTATCCGGCACGGAGGAAGACATTGGTGGTCGGTTTGACGGCTGCACGCACTTCAAATTTTACAGTCCCTTCTTCTTTTTCACCTCTGGGCGCAATGAATTCCAGGAATGCATCGATTGCTGAACTGTCGATCGCGCCGATCTTCAAAACCAGTGGCATGCCTTCTTTCAGCCTTCCCACATCGGACTCATCGACTTTGCCTTCGAAGATCAGTGCATTCATATCGGCAATGATGGCGACGGTGGTACCCTCATTGAAGTTGTTGCGCTCGATTACCGATGAACCTTCCTCCACCGGAATGTCCAGTACCATACCGGAAACCGGTGCGGTGACGATGTTGGACACTTGCTTGGAGTTTTTCGCCGCACCTTCCTTTAGTAACTGGAGGTTGTCTATGGCAGAGTTTAGTTCCTGTCTACGGATGTCAAGGGTGGTCTCAAACTGTTTAAGCGTATTTTCAGAAGAGATCTTGGTGTTCTCATAGGTCGTCTTACGCAATTCCAGGTCAAGGAGGATGCGGTTGTAATCCTGTTCGGAGATGATGCCCTCATCACGCAGCCGGCGTTGACGCTCTTCTTCCTGTTTGGCATTTTCATAATTAAGCCGGGCGCTCTCAACATCCAGACTCTGTGAGGCGATCTTCTTTTGGCGTTCCAGTTCCCGCGCGGCTTCTTTGACCTGTAGTTGGGATAGCTCGACATTGGTCTGTGCCTGGTTGATGCTGATCTGGCTGGGTATCAGCTGGATTTTGGCTACTTTCTGTCCTTTTTCGATGACCTGCCCTTCGTCGATATAAAGTTCTTCGATGACACCGGAAACCTGGGGTTTGATGTTGATTTCCAGACGTGGCTTGATGGTACCCGTCGCAACGGTTTTCTTGATCACATCCTCATAGGCCGGTTTTTCAAAACGCAGGTTATCCGGCGATTTTTTACGTTGCTGGATAAAGTAAAAAACAAGTCCTACGGTTAAGATCCCGACGGCAACTATGGTACTAATAAAACACCCACGATTCATTCTTATTATTTGTTTTAGTAATCAGTGTAAAGTCCTGAAATAAGTTGACAACAAAACAAAAACGATGGAAGTTGTCAAATTGAAGTATTCAAAAGGTTATCGCCGTTATAGTGAGAGCTTTAAATTGCATGTATTGCATGAGCTACGCACCGGGAAGTACAATAAAAATGAGCTGGCTCACAAATATGGAATTGCGGCAGGTTCGTTATTAAATTGGATCAACAAATACGAACAGCCAGACTTATTAAACCGTCGAATACGTATTGAAATGCCAGAAGATCTCAATCGAATCAAAGAGTTAGAAGCCAAAGTGAAGGAGTTGGAAAAAGCCTTGGTAAAGACCCAGCTTGATTACTTGTACCATGCAGGCTTAAATGAATATGCTGCACAGCGCTTAGGCTATGCCAATTCGGACGAGTTGGCAAAAAAGCGAGATGCCAAGGAGTCGAAAAAGCAATAGTTCTACGGAACTCGCTTGGCACGGGGAAACAACCAACCGTAGAACAAGTAAGCAGACGATTTGGGTTGAGCCGGCAAGGTTACTACCAAGGGCTACAACGGCTTGGCAAGAAACAAATCCAGGAGGAAGTGATTGTGGATAAAATTGTGCAGTGTCGACAAAAGCTTACAGAAGAAGGAGGCCGAAAAATGCTTAAGCGCATCCAACCTGTACTGATGGAATCAGGCATCAAACTGGGTAGAGATACGTTGTTTGAGCTACTACGCAAATATGACCTGGGCGTAAAATGGCGCAAGAACTATGTGCGAACGACGAATTCGTTGCATCGTTTTCACGTCTATAGTAATCTGATCAAAGAAATAAAAGCACAACGATCCAATGAAGTGTGGGTCAGCGACATTACCTATATCAGTACACGTGCCGGGTTCATGTACCTGGCTCTGATTACGGATGCATATTCGCGCAAAATCGTCGGATACGACATCAGTGATAGCCTGGAATTACACGGCTGTTTACGGGCTTTGAAAATGGCTTTGGCACAACGATCTTCAACGTTACCATTGATTCACCACTCGGACCGGGGCATTCAATACTGTAGTCATGCTTATACCCGCTTGTTGAATAGTAACAACGTTCAGATCAGTATGGCTGCCAAAGGAAACTGTTATGAAAACGCAATGGCTGAAAGAGTAAATGGTATTCTCAAGAAAGAATTCTATCTCGATCAGGAATTCGCATCAAAAAAGGTTGCTGTAAATGCTGTAAAAGACGCCATTTACCGCTACAATTATGTACGATTCCATTTAAGGCTCAATTACCAAACTCCAGCATCAGTTCATGCTGCATAAATATCATTGAACCTTACCATGGATAGTATTATTTTTAAATCATCTCTTAATCTGTCAACTATTTCCAGGACGAGACACAGTAATCAGTAATC harbors:
- a CDS encoding HlyD family efflux transporter periplasmic adaptor subunit, whose protein sequence is MNRGCFISTIVAVGILTVGLVFYFIQQRKKSPDNLRFEKPAYEDVIKKTVATGTIKPRLEINIKPQVSGVIEELYIDEGQVIEKGQKVAKIQLIPSQISINQAQTNVELSQLQVKEAARELERQKKIASQSLDVESARLNYENAKQEEERQRRLRDEGIISEQDYNRILLDLELRKTTYENTKISSENTLKQFETTLDIRRQELNSAIDNLQLLKEGAAKNSKQVSNIVTAPVSGMVLDIPVEEGSSVIERNNFNEGTTVAIIADMNALIFEGKVDESDVGRLKEGMPLVLKIGAIDSSAIDAFLEFIAPRGEKEEGTVKFEVRAAVKPTTNVFLRAGYSANGDVIMEKKINVLTVKERDILYEDNKAYVEVKKGDKAVEKVPVTTGISDGLITEITSGLDTTMQVKVQQEVAQPATTSN
- a CDS encoding transposase, whose translation is MEVVKLKYSKGYRRYSESFKLHVLHELRTGKYNKNELAHKYGIAAGSLLNWINKYEQPDLLNRRIRIEMPEDLNRIKELEAKVKELEKALVKTQLDYLYHAGLNEYAAQRLGYANSDELAKKRDAKESKKQ
- a CDS encoding IS3 family transposase, which produces MSRQGYYQGLQRLGKKQIQEEVIVDKIVQCRQKLTEEGGRKMLKRIQPVLMESGIKLGRDTLFELLRKYDLGVKWRKNYVRTTNSLHRFHVYSNLIKEIKAQRSNEVWVSDITYISTRAGFMYLALITDAYSRKIVGYDISDSLELHGCLRALKMALAQRSSTLPLIHHSDRGIQYCSHAYTRLLNSNNVQISMAAKGNCYENAMAERVNGILKKEFYLDQEFASKKVAVNAVKDAIYRYNYVRFHLRLNYQTPASVHAA